Proteins found in one Geomonas subterranea genomic segment:
- the gltB gene encoding glutamate synthase large subunit has translation MKTIGLPKKQGMYDPQFEHDACGVGFVTNIKGKKSHEIVQQAITVLENLDHRGAVGSEHNTGDGAGILIQLPDAFFRKVCPEAGFELPAPGEYGVAMLFTSPEATERSAAKHVFQRIIAEEGVEVLGWREVPTDNSSLGDTAKAGEPLVRQIFFKRDASCADEDAFNRKLYLVNQRAIHEIRDQEVDPYWYVASISTRTIVYKGMLMPAQLDQYYPELRDEAVTSAIAVVHSRFSTNTFPSWDRAHPYHYLAHNGEINTLRGNVNWMHARQSMFNSELFGDDIKKLLPVINTNGSDSAMFDNCLELLLMTGRSLPHAVMMMVPEPWENHETMSKEKRAFYEYHSCLMEPWDGPAALTFTDGRIIGAVLDRNGLRPCRYYLTDDDLVIMASEAGVLQVPPEKVIKKGRLQPGKMFLVDTEQGRIISDEEIKNELATAKPYADWVKVNHLPLADLPKAKSQAEEDSPLVQRQKAFGYTFEDQETIIGPMATSGIQPLGSMGTDTPLAVLSEKPQLLYSYFKQLFAQVTNPPIDPIREEIITATAVRIGSESNLLKPSSTSARVIRLEHPILTNEDLGKLRELDRPGFKTATLSLLFKASDGADGMEKALESLFSSAIRHIEMGTTVLILSDRGVNEEYAALPALLAVAGLHHHLIRTATRTHASLILESGEPREVHHFAVLLGYGVTAINPYLAFESIEDMIKEGMLPGLDYKKGVKNFVKASIKGIVKTMAKMGISTIQSYRGAQICEAVGLHQSVIEKYFTWTPSRIGGIDLNGIASELLQRHKKAYPHRVPADPTLDPGGQYQWRKEGEEHLFNPLTIQSLQKATRTNDYKEFKVFSKLIDEQNERLYTLRGLLDFNTDIRIPVPIEEVESVEDIMKRFKTGAMSYGSISQEAHEALAIAMNRIGGRSNTGEGGEDPARFTWTNELGDSKNSAIKQVASGRFGVTSNYLTNASELQIKMAQGAKPGEGGELPGHKVYPWVAKTRHTTPGVGLVSPPPHHDIYSIEDLAELIHDLKNANRRARISVKLVSEVGVGTIAAGVAKAHADVVLISGYDGGTGASPLSSIKHAGLPWELGLAETHQTLMLNNLRSRIIVEVDGQLKTGRDVAIAALLGAEEFGFATAPLVTLGCVMMRVCHSNTCPAGVATQDPELRKNFSGKPEYVVNYMRFIAQEVREIMAELGFRTFNEMVGRANRLEPKRAVAHWKAQGLDFSNVLYQPQTGIKGSRFCTESQDHGLEKSLDMTRLLEICKPAIEKGEKVSAELPITNIDRVVGTIVGNEVTRAYGSDGLPDDTIRLKFRGSAGQSFGAFVPKGMTLELTGDVNDYLGKGLSGGTIVVYPPDGSPFKAEENIIAGNVALYGATSGTAYISGMAGERFGVRNSGVNAVVEGVGDHGCEYMTGGTVVVLGETGRNFAAGMSGGVAYVLDSAGDFKDRCNTEMVALELLDEKDLETLQEMIAQHAKRTGSARATRILHDWKTHAHKFVKVMPMDYKRVLQALERAKAAGLTGDDALAAAFEENARQAAH, from the coding sequence CCACCGTGGCGCTGTCGGCAGCGAGCACAACACCGGCGACGGCGCCGGCATCCTGATCCAGCTCCCCGACGCCTTCTTCCGCAAGGTTTGCCCCGAGGCCGGCTTCGAGCTCCCCGCTCCCGGCGAGTACGGCGTGGCCATGCTCTTTACTTCCCCGGAAGCGACCGAGCGCAGCGCGGCGAAGCACGTCTTCCAGCGCATCATCGCAGAGGAAGGCGTGGAGGTGCTGGGGTGGCGCGAGGTGCCGACCGACAACTCCTCCCTTGGCGACACCGCGAAGGCAGGTGAGCCGCTGGTTCGCCAGATCTTCTTCAAGCGCGACGCGTCGTGCGCGGACGAGGATGCCTTCAACCGCAAGCTCTACCTGGTGAACCAAAGGGCGATCCACGAGATCCGCGACCAGGAGGTCGATCCCTACTGGTACGTCGCCAGCATCTCGACCCGCACCATCGTGTACAAGGGGATGCTGATGCCGGCCCAGCTGGACCAGTACTACCCGGAGCTGCGCGACGAGGCCGTCACCTCCGCCATTGCAGTGGTACATTCCCGCTTCTCCACCAACACCTTCCCCTCCTGGGACCGCGCGCACCCCTATCACTACCTGGCGCACAACGGCGAGATCAACACCCTGCGCGGCAACGTGAACTGGATGCACGCGCGCCAGTCCATGTTCAACAGCGAGCTGTTCGGCGACGACATCAAGAAGCTCCTGCCGGTGATCAACACCAACGGCTCCGACTCGGCGATGTTCGACAACTGCCTGGAGCTTCTCCTCATGACCGGCCGCTCGCTGCCGCACGCGGTGATGATGATGGTGCCGGAGCCGTGGGAAAACCACGAGACCATGTCGAAGGAAAAGCGCGCCTTCTACGAATACCACTCCTGCCTGATGGAGCCGTGGGACGGCCCTGCCGCCCTCACCTTCACCGACGGCCGCATCATCGGCGCGGTGCTGGACCGTAACGGCCTGCGCCCCTGCCGCTACTACCTGACCGACGACGACCTGGTCATCATGGCGTCCGAGGCCGGCGTTCTGCAGGTGCCGCCCGAGAAGGTCATCAAGAAGGGCCGCCTCCAGCCGGGCAAGATGTTCCTGGTCGACACCGAGCAGGGGCGCATCATCTCCGACGAGGAGATCAAGAACGAGCTGGCCACCGCCAAGCCGTACGCCGACTGGGTCAAGGTGAACCACCTCCCGCTGGCCGACCTCCCCAAGGCGAAGTCCCAGGCGGAAGAGGATTCGCCGCTGGTGCAGCGCCAGAAGGCCTTCGGCTACACCTTCGAGGACCAGGAGACCATCATCGGACCGATGGCGACCTCGGGCATCCAGCCGCTTGGCTCCATGGGCACCGACACCCCGCTCGCGGTCCTCTCCGAGAAGCCGCAGCTCCTGTACAGCTACTTCAAGCAGCTCTTCGCACAGGTGACCAACCCGCCGATCGACCCGATCCGCGAAGAGATCATCACCGCGACGGCGGTCAGGATCGGCTCCGAGTCCAACCTCTTGAAGCCCTCCTCCACCAGCGCACGCGTCATCCGCCTCGAGCACCCCATCCTCACCAACGAGGACCTCGGCAAGCTGCGCGAACTCGACCGCCCCGGCTTCAAGACCGCGACCCTGTCGCTGCTCTTCAAGGCGTCCGACGGCGCCGATGGGATGGAGAAGGCGCTGGAGAGCCTCTTCAGCAGCGCCATCCGTCACATCGAGATGGGGACCACCGTCCTCATTCTCTCCGACCGCGGCGTCAACGAGGAGTACGCGGCCCTGCCGGCGCTGCTCGCCGTGGCAGGCCTGCACCACCACCTGATCCGCACCGCGACCAGGACCCACGCCTCCCTGATTCTCGAGTCGGGCGAGCCGCGCGAGGTGCACCACTTCGCTGTGCTCCTGGGCTACGGCGTTACCGCCATCAACCCGTACCTCGCCTTCGAGTCCATCGAGGACATGATCAAAGAAGGGATGCTCCCCGGCCTCGACTACAAGAAGGGGGTCAAGAACTTCGTCAAGGCCTCCATCAAGGGTATCGTCAAGACCATGGCCAAGATGGGTATCTCCACCATCCAGAGCTACCGCGGCGCCCAGATCTGCGAGGCGGTCGGCCTGCACCAGTCCGTGATCGAGAAGTACTTCACCTGGACCCCGTCCCGTATCGGCGGCATCGACCTGAACGGCATCGCTTCGGAGCTTTTGCAGCGCCACAAGAAGGCGTACCCGCACCGCGTGCCGGCTGATCCGACCCTCGATCCGGGCGGCCAGTACCAGTGGCGCAAGGAGGGTGAGGAGCACCTGTTCAACCCGCTCACCATCCAGTCCCTGCAGAAGGCGACGAGGACCAACGACTACAAGGAGTTCAAGGTCTTCTCCAAGCTGATCGACGAGCAGAACGAGCGCCTCTACACCCTGCGCGGCCTTCTGGACTTCAACACCGACATCCGCATCCCGGTGCCGATCGAAGAGGTCGAGTCGGTCGAAGACATCATGAAGCGTTTCAAGACCGGCGCCATGTCCTACGGCTCCATCAGCCAGGAGGCACACGAGGCGCTGGCCATCGCCATGAACCGCATCGGCGGCCGCTCCAACACCGGCGAGGGTGGCGAGGACCCGGCGCGCTTCACCTGGACCAACGAGCTGGGCGACTCCAAGAACAGTGCCATCAAGCAGGTTGCCTCCGGGCGTTTCGGCGTCACCAGTAACTACCTGACCAACGCCAGCGAGCTGCAGATCAAGATGGCGCAGGGCGCGAAGCCTGGCGAAGGCGGCGAGCTGCCGGGGCACAAGGTGTACCCGTGGGTCGCCAAGACCCGCCACACCACCCCGGGCGTCGGCCTCGTGTCGCCGCCGCCGCACCACGACATCTACTCCATCGAGGACCTGGCGGAACTGATCCACGACCTGAAGAACGCCAACCGCCGCGCCCGGATCAGCGTCAAGCTGGTTTCCGAGGTCGGCGTCGGCACCATCGCGGCCGGCGTGGCCAAGGCCCATGCCGACGTGGTGCTCATCTCCGGCTACGACGGCGGCACCGGCGCCTCCCCGCTCTCCTCGATCAAGCACGCGGGTCTTCCCTGGGAACTCGGTCTCGCCGAGACCCACCAGACCCTGATGCTCAATAACCTGAGGAGCAGGATCATCGTCGAAGTGGACGGCCAGCTGAAAACCGGCCGCGACGTCGCCATCGCCGCCCTGCTGGGCGCCGAGGAGTTCGGCTTCGCCACCGCCCCGCTCGTGACCCTGGGCTGCGTCATGATGCGCGTCTGCCACAGCAACACCTGCCCGGCCGGCGTCGCGACGCAGGACCCGGAACTGAGGAAGAACTTCTCCGGCAAGCCGGAATACGTGGTCAACTACATGCGCTTCATCGCGCAGGAAGTCCGCGAGATCATGGCCGAGCTCGGTTTCCGCACCTTCAACGAGATGGTCGGTCGCGCCAACCGCCTGGAGCCCAAGCGCGCCGTCGCCCACTGGAAGGCGCAGGGGCTCGACTTCTCCAACGTCCTGTACCAGCCGCAGACCGGCATCAAGGGTAGCCGCTTCTGCACCGAGTCCCAGGACCACGGGCTGGAGAAGTCGCTCGACATGACGAGGCTCCTGGAGATCTGCAAGCCCGCCATCGAGAAGGGCGAGAAGGTGAGCGCGGAACTCCCCATCACCAACATCGACCGCGTGGTCGGCACCATCGTCGGCAACGAGGTCACCCGGGCCTACGGCTCCGATGGCCTTCCCGACGACACCATCAGGCTCAAGTTCCGCGGCTCCGCGGGGCAGAGCTTCGGCGCCTTCGTGCCGAAGGGGATGACGCTGGAATTGACCGGCGACGTCAACGACTACCTCGGCAAGGGCTTAAGCGGCGGCACCATCGTGGTCTACCCGCCGGACGGCTCCCCGTTCAAGGCGGAGGAGAACATCATAGCCGGCAACGTCGCCCTCTACGGCGCCACCAGCGGCACCGCCTACATCAGCGGCATGGCCGGGGAACGCTTCGGCGTGCGCAACTCCGGCGTCAACGCCGTCGTTGAAGGTGTCGGCGATCACGGCTGCGAGTACATGACCGGCGGCACCGTCGTGGTCCTCGGCGAGACCGGGAGGAACTTCGCCGCCGGCATGAGCGGCGGCGTCGCCTACGTCCTGGACAGCGCGGGGGACTTCAAGGACCGCTGCAACACCGAAATGGTGGCGCTGGAACTGCTGGACGAGAAGGACCTGGAGACCCTCCAGGAAATGATCGCGCAGCATGCCAAAAGGACCGGTAGCGCCCGCGCCACGCGCATCCTGCACGACTGGAAGACCCACGCCCACAAGTTCGTCAAGGTGATGCCGATGGACTACAAGCGGGTGCTCCAGGCTCTGGAGCGCGCCAAGGCCGCCGGCCTGACCGGCGACGACGCACTGGCCGCTGCCTTCGAAGAGAACGCGCGCCAGGCCGCACACTAA